From the Clostridium sp. Marseille-P299 genome, one window contains:
- a CDS encoding IS110 family transposase: MNYTQNKKIEQVTESTLVIGTDIGSEFNYVRAFDWRGIELTKKVFSFSNTKQGYINFLDWVHQVLSRTNKKEIIVGCEPTGHYWFTFAKYVKEQGMKLVFVNPFHVHQSKEMDDNSPKKTDMKDPKTIAKLVVEGRYSLPYVPEGVYADLRTAVSSRDRILKELNAATNRIKRWLKIYFPEYLEVYKVFDSISGILVLERAPMPRDVISLGTEGINKIWREAKVRRVGMKRAQTLVVAAHNSVGINGGSCAKLELQLLLEDYQSKKNQLEKITQVIEEETLQIDYVEQLLSIKGVGLITVAGFLAEVGDIRRFNSPKQVQKLAGLELKENSSGKHKGQTTISKRGRKKLRRLLFQVVLPMIRSNREFREIYDYYTTRIKNPLKGRQAMVAVSCKLIRVFYAVLTKGIHYDAEKLRNDIIRPQELKVA, encoded by the coding sequence ATGAATTATACACAAAATAAGAAGATAGAACAAGTAACAGAATCAACTTTAGTAATCGGAACTGACATTGGAAGTGAGTTTAATTATGTTAGAGCATTCGATTGGAGAGGAATTGAATTAACTAAAAAGGTCTTTTCTTTTAGCAATACAAAACAAGGCTATATAAACTTTCTAGACTGGGTGCACCAGGTTTTAAGTAGAACAAATAAAAAAGAGATTATTGTTGGCTGTGAGCCAACAGGGCATTACTGGTTTACCTTTGCAAAGTATGTTAAGGAACAGGGGATGAAGCTGGTATTTGTGAATCCATTTCATGTACATCAAAGTAAGGAAATGGATGATAATAGCCCGAAAAAGACAGATATGAAAGATCCTAAAACAATTGCTAAGTTGGTTGTAGAGGGACGCTATAGTCTGCCATATGTTCCTGAAGGAGTATATGCGGATTTAAGAACTGCGGTTTCAAGTCGTGATCGTATTCTAAAGGAGCTAAATGCAGCAACGAATAGAATTAAGAGATGGCTTAAAATATATTTTCCTGAATACTTAGAAGTATATAAAGTATTCGATTCAATTAGTGGTATCCTGGTGCTTGAAAGAGCGCCAATGCCAAGAGATGTGATATCATTAGGTACAGAAGGCATCAATAAAATCTGGCGTGAAGCAAAGGTGCGTAGAGTAGGTATGAAGAGGGCACAGACCCTGGTTGTAGCTGCGCATAATAGTGTCGGAATTAATGGTGGAAGCTGTGCAAAGTTGGAATTACAACTCTTGCTAGAGGATTATCAATCGAAAAAGAATCAATTAGAAAAGATTACACAAGTAATCGAAGAAGAAACCCTTCAGATTGATTATGTAGAACAACTATTATCAATTAAAGGTGTAGGCCTTATTACTGTAGCTGGATTTCTAGCAGAGGTAGGTGATATTCGACGTTTTAATTCACCGAAACAGGTACAGAAACTAGCAGGACTAGAGTTAAAAGAAAACAGCTCAGGAAAGCATAAAGGTCAAACCACGATCAGTAAGCGTGGACGAAAAAAACTGCGAAGGCTATTATTCCAAGTGGTTTTGCCAATGATACGGAGCAATAGAGAATTTAGAGAAATCTATGATTATTATACAACTCGTATAAAAAATCCGTTAAAAGGAAGGCAGGCAATGGTTGCTGTTAGTTGTAAGTTAATCAGAGTCTTTTACGCAGTCTTAACAAAAGGCATACATTATGATGCAGAAAAACTAAGAAACGACATCATCAGACCACAAGAATTAAAAGTGGCCTAA
- a CDS encoding MerR family transcriptional regulator codes for MKTYKIGEIAKLLGISAETIRNYEKKGLIEPYKEDSNYRYFDIIQVNHLFNIQKFQKYGYNLHEIKEIMNESTLKEAEHSLINKEKELLNEAFYLNLKINSVNATINFMMQAQNAKQECFLGERPPLYRLNYQKNHELVIDERVQEEVVKWLKYADLTFMSGSIQLNAMMNLGKDFDFGFCLDKRTAEFLGIHENDIVQYYDSCPAIVFYYEATPKNDIEGISKMILEYANEHQLRIVGESISRVIFARLRDEEEYHISHLVWIPYEKIES; via the coding sequence TTGAAAACGTATAAAATCGGTGAAATTGCCAAACTACTGGGTATTAGCGCTGAAACTATTCGAAACTATGAAAAGAAAGGTTTAATTGAGCCATATAAGGAAGATTCCAATTATCGTTATTTCGATATTATACAGGTTAATCATTTGTTTAACATTCAGAAATTCCAAAAGTATGGTTATAATTTACACGAAATTAAGGAAATAATGAATGAAAGCACACTGAAAGAAGCAGAACATTCTCTAATAAACAAAGAAAAGGAATTACTCAATGAAGCTTTTTACTTAAATCTTAAGATAAATAGCGTTAATGCAACAATTAACTTTATGATGCAGGCTCAGAATGCAAAGCAAGAATGTTTCCTTGGTGAGCGTCCACCACTATATCGCTTGAACTATCAGAAAAACCATGAATTGGTGATAGATGAACGAGTTCAAGAAGAGGTGGTCAAGTGGTTGAAATATGCAGATCTTACTTTTATGTCAGGATCTATACAGTTGAATGCTATGATGAATTTAGGTAAAGATTTTGATTTTGGATTCTGTTTAGATAAGAGAACAGCAGAATTTCTTGGTATCCATGAAAATGATATTGTTCAATATTATGATAGTTGCCCAGCTATTGTATTTTATTATGAGGCAACGCCAAAAAATGATATCGAAGGTATTTCTAAAATGATATTGGAATATGCAAATGAACATCAACTACGAATTGTTGGAGAAAGTATATCTCGTGTTATTTTTGCACGATTGAGAGATGAAGAGGAATATCATATCTCACATTTAGTTTGGATACCTTATGAAAAAATAGAATCTTAA
- a CDS encoding aminopeptidase C yields the protein MIKLKELTEDTIQEFKKCYFSDEKKINLTKLFMTESISDVAFDATRANQHKFEFSIDIPTMNAVSQGAAGRCWITAGLNLLREIAARKMCKHGKEAVQFEFSLAYIAFWDKMEKANCFLEKTIQNMDKSYDDKQVRSWFSCGITDGGFWTNFSDLVKKYGLLPKEVMPETAQSSNTEVMNNRLNYYIRKIGADIRNAYLQKKSFDEINHMKELALDHIFSFLCECYSCPAEEFEYQYIDSNGRSKTSKYTPHSFRDELIDGYLDELTPVISLPFEHLPYGEYCEIKDIYKVINMHDEIFLNLTMDVMKNLCIEQLKNGVPIVCVADDDKMLCDELQLWDDSSFDYKNTIGFTFDMSRKDYFQLKAGNASHSMLITGVNINKEGLPDRWKIENSYDIEGLHKGYFSCSDTWFEKYMVSVVIENQYLQEYKKAENDKLNTLDLADIL from the coding sequence ATGATAAAATTGAAGGAGTTAACAGAGGACACAATTCAAGAATTTAAGAAATGTTACTTTTCTGACGAGAAAAAGATAAACTTGACCAAACTATTTATGACAGAAAGTATAAGTGATGTTGCTTTTGATGCAACAAGAGCTAACCAGCACAAATTTGAGTTTTCTATTGATATTCCTACTATGAATGCAGTATCACAAGGTGCCGCTGGGAGATGTTGGATTACTGCTGGGTTGAACTTACTTCGTGAAATCGCAGCCAGAAAAATGTGTAAGCATGGTAAAGAAGCAGTTCAATTTGAGTTTTCCCTGGCGTATATTGCGTTCTGGGACAAGATGGAAAAGGCAAACTGTTTTTTAGAGAAGACAATTCAAAATATGGACAAATCATATGATGATAAGCAAGTAAGATCGTGGTTTTCCTGTGGCATAACAGATGGCGGATTTTGGACAAATTTTTCTGATCTAGTGAAAAAGTATGGTTTACTACCTAAGGAAGTGATGCCTGAGACAGCACAATCCTCAAATACAGAAGTAATGAACAATAGACTTAACTATTATATTCGAAAAATAGGCGCGGATATACGAAATGCGTATCTCCAGAAAAAAAGTTTTGATGAAATAAATCATATGAAAGAACTGGCATTGGATCATATCTTTTCGTTTCTATGTGAATGCTATTCTTGTCCTGCAGAGGAGTTTGAGTATCAATACATTGACAGTAACGGAAGATCAAAAACTTCCAAGTATACACCACATTCATTTAGAGATGAATTAATTGATGGTTATCTTGATGAATTAACACCTGTGATTTCCTTACCTTTTGAACACTTACCTTATGGAGAATATTGTGAAATAAAGGATATATACAAAGTTATTAATATGCATGATGAAATCTTTTTGAATTTAACAATGGATGTGATGAAAAATCTTTGTATTGAGCAGTTAAAGAATGGAGTACCAATTGTATGTGTTGCAGATGATGATAAAATGTTATGTGATGAACTACAATTATGGGATGATTCTAGTTTTGACTATAAGAATACAATTGGCTTTACTTTTGATATGAGTCGAAAAGATTATTTTCAGCTAAAAGCAGGAAACGCAAGTCATTCTATGTTGATTACTGGTGTCAACATAAATAAAGAAGGATTACCAGATCGGTGGAAAATTGAAAATTCTTACGATATAGAAGGTTTACATAAGGGATACTTTAGTTGTTCTGATACATGGTTTGAAAAATATATGGTAAGTGTTGTGATTGAGAATCAGTACCTACAAGAATATAAAAAAGCTGAAAATGATAAACTAAACACCCTTGATTTAGCTGATATATTATAG
- a CDS encoding DUF2798 domain-containing protein has protein sequence MNKKQKVIAAMINALCMSTIMSLVMCSINVGFGSHFAQAWFKGWIIAFIIAFPLSYFLPPKIHKIVARLFNPKDV, from the coding sequence TTGAATAAAAAACAAAAAGTGATTGCAGCAATGATAAACGCTTTATGTATGTCAACCATTATGTCATTGGTAATGTGCAGTATAAATGTTGGGTTTGGCAGTCATTTTGCACAAGCATGGTTTAAAGGGTGGATTATAGCATTTATTATTGCCTTTCCCCTATCCTATTTTTTACCACCGAAGATTCATAAAATAGTTGCTCGATTATTTAATCCAAAAGACGTGTAA
- a CDS encoding MarR family winged helix-turn-helix transcriptional regulator, which yields MNMNRIYDSFGFLFAKASNQLQDKLSEFLSKNNLTPKHMGMILIIYENDGITQKRAGEIQQVDRTTVTQIIDYLEERGYVIRNRVANDRRAYGLSLSKAGITMAEMIYNEISEVQNKYLHKLSETEISTLKRMMILLTAEVEDIE from the coding sequence ATGAATATGAACAGAATATATGACTCATTTGGATTTCTCTTTGCAAAGGCATCTAATCAATTACAAGATAAACTATCTGAATTTTTATCAAAGAATAATTTAACGCCAAAGCATATGGGAATGATACTAATTATCTATGAGAATGATGGTATAACACAAAAAAGGGCAGGGGAGATACAGCAAGTAGATAGAACAACGGTTACCCAGATAATTGATTATCTGGAGGAGCGTGGTTATGTTATTCGAAATAGAGTGGCTAATGACAGAAGAGCGTATGGTTTATCTCTGTCCAAGGCTGGAATTACGATGGCAGAAATGATATATAATGAAATTTCTGAAGTTCAAAATAAATATTTGCACAAATTGAGTGAAACAGAAATAAGTACATTAAAACGTATGATGATTTTATTAACCGCGGAGGTAGAAGACATTGAATAA
- a CDS encoding 5'-methylthioadenosine/S-adenosylhomocysteine nucleosidase yields the protein MKNIGMVVAVEIQAVLNKYANYIEEIEISGYNVRKYSTEKYNLYITHSGVGEIAAAAATQFLITQFSVDLIVNFGVVGGLTPEMSVAKTCIVESVVHYDIDTSTVDNCEIGRYLNYPSIYIPTTKTLVDLAMEICPTLKRVVCASGDKFIADKEKKECMNNKFNADICEMEAAGIVLTSNRNKIPCLLIKTVSDSISGGESEFRKEINNSAEICLDITDKIINGL from the coding sequence ATGAAGAACATTGGAATGGTTGTTGCAGTAGAAATTCAAGCAGTACTTAATAAGTACGCTAACTACATAGAAGAAATCGAGATTTCAGGATATAATGTTAGAAAATATTCAACAGAAAAATATAACTTATATATTACTCATTCTGGAGTTGGTGAAATTGCAGCAGCTGCTGCTACACAATTTTTAATTACACAATTTTCAGTTGATTTAATTGTGAACTTTGGAGTAGTTGGTGGGTTAACACCAGAAATGAGTGTGGCTAAAACTTGCATCGTAGAAAGTGTTGTACATTATGATATTGATACTTCCACGGTAGATAATTGTGAAATTGGGAGATACTTAAACTATCCAAGCATATATATTCCGACCACCAAGACTTTAGTGGATTTAGCAATGGAAATATGTCCTACCTTAAAAAGGGTAGTGTGCGCTTCGGGAGATAAATTTATTGCAGATAAAGAGAAAAAAGAATGTATGAATAATAAATTTAATGCTGATATCTGTGAAATGGAAGCAGCCGGAATAGTTTTAACTAGTAATAGAAATAAAATACCGTGTTTATTAATTAAAACAGTTTCTGATAGTATTTCAGGCGGTGAATCAGAATTTAGAAAAGAAATCAATAATTCAGCAGAAATATGCTTGGATATTACCGATAAAATAATTAATGGTTTGTAA
- a CDS encoding HD domain-containing protein → MKKGIYLNDSIHGLISLTEYERRIVSTIGFNRLHDVYQNSTVYLTFPTNRIKRFEHSIGTMKLCSDMFFQSLLNTTDSMLNEFFEIFDREYVNILDRLRQQSDVCEKKLGGRLPDGMPQIELDKLRHSLIPNNIPDQYKGVYLILIQSIRAAALLHDIGHPPFSHIVEFALKSVYLEYKNKAVSDKENAKEFLDIMSKYFEGDKKLHEQMGDEISEGILSKIIVPISECDEKYDENLFDLLVLESVKRIFADDGAFGYLHRIIDSSLDGDRLDYVTRDVLSSGMNSGKIEYSRIINDMQLIVKNGEIFFCVPLKAVGSVEDFVKRRYNSYKDIIYHHRVIKTDYILEGIVKDLVKKYLNETVSDTQRHSEVLIPFDISGLWFPLGDKKSAIKANALSQWNDSWLMTVLRQIYYTEYYHNETLEEGTVDFVLAQRLAELLRNSKRYHSLIKRSENFKIIDDAVKLELMKHKEEIEAFLGQEKGLSHGRTTELIHQMLERIMGSSSGFILSFISRNSKEMKIEAFEQMVSEIVEEETNRIVTNLKTYDTVTLFKRISIGLDSPIYFYNHKGTISTLKDISGISEILQLDSDYLPVFYIYILAKDGDGVLKEKREELLGCIGKRIGVQILERLQIKEILP, encoded by the coding sequence TTGAAAAAAGGCATTTATTTAAACGATTCCATTCATGGATTGATTTCATTAACTGAATATGAAAGAAGAATTGTATCAACAATTGGTTTTAATCGTCTCCATGATGTATATCAAAATTCTACGGTATATCTTACATTTCCAACCAATCGAATCAAGCGATTTGAACACTCCATTGGGACGATGAAACTATGTTCTGATATGTTTTTTCAATCGTTACTTAATACAACAGATTCTATGTTGAATGAATTCTTTGAAATCTTTGATAGGGAATATGTTAATATTTTAGATAGATTAAGACAGCAGTCAGATGTTTGTGAAAAAAAATTGGGTGGCAGACTACCAGATGGGATGCCACAAATTGAACTAGATAAGTTAAGACATTCCCTTATACCCAACAATATCCCAGATCAGTATAAAGGCGTGTATCTTATCCTCATTCAATCCATCCGGGCAGCAGCATTGTTACATGATATTGGACATCCTCCATTTAGTCATATCGTCGAATTCGCGCTAAAATCTGTTTACTTGGAATATAAAAACAAAGCAGTTAGTGATAAGGAAAATGCGAAAGAATTTCTTGATATCATGTCGAAGTACTTTGAGGGTGATAAGAAATTACATGAACAAATGGGTGATGAAATCAGCGAGGGTATTTTAAGCAAAATTATTGTACCAATTTCAGAGTGTGATGAGAAATACGATGAGAATTTATTTGACTTGCTTGTATTAGAAAGTGTAAAAAGAATTTTTGCAGATGATGGAGCATTTGGGTATCTTCATAGAATTATAGATTCTAGTTTGGACGGAGACCGCTTGGATTATGTAACGAGAGATGTGCTTAGTTCGGGAATGAATTCTGGTAAGATAGAGTATAGCAGAATTATTAATGATATGCAGTTGATTGTGAAGAATGGAGAGATTTTTTTCTGTGTCCCACTAAAAGCTGTAGGTTCCGTTGAGGATTTTGTTAAGCGTAGATATAATAGCTATAAAGATATTATTTATCATCATAGAGTTATCAAAACTGATTATATTCTGGAAGGTATCGTAAAAGATTTGGTAAAGAAATATTTGAATGAAACAGTATCGGATACACAGCGTCATAGCGAAGTATTGATACCATTTGATATCTCTGGACTTTGGTTTCCATTGGGGGATAAGAAGTCGGCAATCAAAGCAAATGCACTTTCTCAATGGAATGATTCATGGTTAATGACAGTACTTCGACAGATTTATTATACCGAATATTATCACAATGAAACGCTTGAAGAAGGCACTGTGGACTTTGTGTTAGCACAGCGATTGGCGGAATTGCTGCGTAATAGCAAGCGATATCATTCCCTGATTAAGCGGAGTGAGAATTTTAAGATTATTGATGATGCTGTGAAGCTAGAGTTAATGAAACATAAAGAGGAAATTGAAGCATTTCTAGGGCAAGAGAAGGGACTGTCTCACGGTAGAACCACAGAGCTGATTCATCAAATGTTAGAGAGGATTATGGGAAGTTCTTCTGGCTTTATTTTATCTTTTATTTCAAGAAATAGTAAGGAAATGAAAATCGAAGCTTTTGAGCAGATGGTCAGTGAAATTGTCGAAGAGGAAACAAACCGTATCGTTACCAATCTTAAGACATATGATACGGTTACTTTATTTAAAAGAATTTCAATTGGATTAGATTCTCCAATTTATTTCTATAACCATAAGGGAACGATCTCTACCTTAAAGGATATCAGTGGTATTTCCGAAATATTGCAGCTTGATTCTGATTATCTGCCTGTCTTTTATATTTATATTTTAGCAAAAGACGGGGATGGGGTTCTAAAGGAGAAAAGAGAAGAACTGTTAGGCTGTATTGGGAAACGAATCGGTGTTCAGATTTTAGAAAGATTACAAATAAAAGAGATTTTACCTTAG
- a CDS encoding MBOAT family O-acyltransferase: MVFSSITFLFYFLPALIIIYYLAPNKLKNLVMIIASFVFYAWGEIRFIPIMLFLSIEDFVCAKLMEKHRDNKKRRRIYMLISVCSNLGVLIFFKYTNFLLDNLFGLFGMNSPFVEIILPIGVSFNSFQSISYAIDVYRGTTKCEKKYYNYLAYTTLFPQIIAGPIVRYVTVENDLDDHMLTQDSFSMGMRRFIIGLGKKVLIANNVGLLWSQISSGAAGDPSVLLYWVGILAYTFQIYFDFSGYSDMAIGLARIFGLSFDENFNYPYISKSITEFWRRWHITLGSWFRDYVYIPLGGNRCSKLKHLRNLLIVWALTGFWHGASWNFIFWGLYFAIILIAEKYFLLKILDKIPSFFRHVYTILLVMISWAIFYFENLSELKNYLLGMFGLSGVPIINNEGIYYLLSYGVIFVLAAYFSTPHLKKVINFTEKTTKKYVFICTTFVYVFVFIGCVAYLVDSTYNPFLYFRF; this comes from the coding sequence ATGGTTTTTAGCAGTATAACTTTTTTGTTCTATTTTCTACCAGCATTAATCATAATATACTATCTAGCTCCAAATAAATTAAAAAATTTGGTAATGATAATTGCTAGTTTTGTTTTCTATGCTTGGGGTGAAATACGGTTTATACCAATAATGTTATTTCTATCGATAGAAGACTTTGTATGTGCAAAGTTAATGGAAAAGCATCGTGACAATAAAAAACGTCGTCGTATCTATATGTTAATATCCGTATGTAGCAATTTAGGTGTATTAATATTTTTTAAATATACGAACTTTTTACTGGATAACTTATTTGGATTGTTTGGAATGAATTCACCATTTGTAGAGATAATCCTTCCAATCGGAGTATCTTTTAACTCTTTCCAGTCCATTTCTTATGCGATTGATGTGTATAGAGGAACAACAAAGTGTGAAAAAAAATATTACAATTACCTTGCTTATACTACATTGTTTCCTCAGATTATAGCGGGGCCTATCGTTCGATATGTGACAGTAGAAAATGACTTAGATGATCATATGCTTACTCAGGATAGTTTTTCCATGGGGATGCGTCGTTTTATCATAGGTCTTGGGAAAAAAGTATTAATCGCCAATAATGTAGGGTTATTATGGAGTCAAATATCAAGTGGAGCAGCGGGAGATCCTTCTGTACTCTTATATTGGGTTGGTATTTTAGCATATACGTTTCAAATATATTTTGATTTTTCCGGTTATTCTGATATGGCTATTGGTCTCGCTAGGATATTTGGGCTTAGTTTCGATGAAAACTTCAACTACCCATATATATCAAAAAGTATTACGGAATTCTGGCGTCGTTGGCATATAACACTTGGTTCATGGTTTCGTGATTATGTATACATTCCCCTTGGTGGTAATCGATGCTCGAAGTTAAAACATCTTAGAAATTTACTTATTGTATGGGCTTTGACAGGATTTTGGCACGGTGCATCGTGGAATTTTATCTTTTGGGGATTATATTTTGCGATTATATTAATTGCGGAAAAGTATTTCTTATTAAAGATACTTGATAAAATTCCATCATTCTTTCGCCATGTATATACGATTTTACTTGTTATGATTAGTTGGGCTATTTTTTATTTTGAGAACCTTAGTGAACTTAAGAATTATCTATTAGGAATGTTTGGTTTAAGCGGTGTTCCAATCATCAATAATGAAGGCATATATTATCTGTTAAGCTATGGGGTTATTTTTGTCCTTGCGGCATATTTTTCAACACCACATTTGAAAAAAGTGATTAACTTTACAGAGAAAACAACTAAGAAATATGTTTTTATTTGTACCACTTTCGTATATGTTTTTGTGTTTATAGGATGTGTTGCTTATCTTGTTGACAGTACCTATAATCCATTTTTGTATTTTAGATTCTAA
- a CDS encoding DHHW family protein, with translation MKLTFNKIFFYIFALLWSVLIICNLATPEKRFSENENRFLAEFPKYSNEKLLNGEFMNRLDEYINDQFVFRDHWISIKTMAERAMLKTDINSVYFAKDGYLIEKHDKSDVSEEQAEKNKERLIEFVKKYVEKLGEDHVNVMLVPTASEILKDKLPPFATGYDQDAYINEVIEALPEGTFIDIRNNFNQHKDEYIYYRTDHHWTALGAFYAYEQWATEAGFTPLSQEQFNIILGSDQFYGTLHSKVNVNVKPDEIYLYKIKKDMNYQLLYNLTDQTDTLYDLSKLEGKDKYSVYMGGNNALVDIKTNNKNGRRLLVIKDSYAHSFVPFAVNHYEETFMIDFRYFNVGVEQFAEENKITDVLILYNTMNFVQDKNSIKFLK, from the coding sequence ATGAAACTTACATTTAATAAAATATTTTTCTATATTTTTGCCTTATTGTGGTCAGTACTTATCATATGTAATCTCGCAACTCCAGAGAAAAGATTTTCTGAAAATGAAAATAGATTTTTAGCAGAGTTTCCGAAATACTCGAATGAAAAGTTACTGAATGGTGAATTTATGAATAGGCTCGATGAATATATCAACGATCAGTTCGTTTTTAGAGATCATTGGATTAGTATAAAAACCATGGCGGAGAGAGCTATGCTTAAGACTGATATTAATTCTGTATATTTTGCAAAAGATGGTTATTTGATTGAAAAACATGATAAGAGTGATGTATCAGAAGAGCAAGCGGAGAAAAATAAGGAACGCTTAATAGAATTTGTTAAAAAATATGTAGAGAAACTTGGGGAGGACCATGTAAATGTTATGTTGGTGCCTACAGCGTCGGAGATATTAAAAGATAAATTACCGCCTTTTGCGACTGGATATGATCAAGATGCTTACATTAATGAAGTGATAGAAGCCTTACCAGAAGGCACATTTATTGATATAAGGAATAATTTTAATCAACATAAAGATGAGTATATTTATTATCGTACGGATCATCACTGGACTGCACTTGGTGCATTTTATGCATATGAGCAGTGGGCAACGGAGGCAGGATTTACTCCACTTAGTCAAGAACAATTTAACATCATCTTAGGGTCTGACCAGTTTTATGGTACCTTGCATTCAAAAGTCAATGTTAATGTAAAACCAGATGAGATCTACTTATACAAAATAAAAAAAGATATGAATTATCAGTTACTTTATAATTTAACGGATCAAACGGATACTTTATATGATCTAAGCAAATTAGAGGGAAAAGATAAATATTCTGTATATATGGGTGGAAATAATGCATTGGTAGATATTAAAACGAATAATAAGAATGGAAGAAGGCTTTTGGTAATTAAAGATTCCTATGCCCATTCCTTTGTCCCTTTTGCAGTAAACCATTATGAAGAGACCTTTATGATAGATTTTCGTTATTTTAACGTAGGAGTAGAACAGTTTGCAGAAGAGAATAAGATTACAGATGTACTAATACTATATAATACAATGAATTTTGTTCAAGATAAGAATTCAATAAAATTTCTAAAATAA
- a CDS encoding sugar phosphate isomerase/epimerase family protein encodes MYRTINLVNYDSELERFADKEDLIQFYSKYGIDGIELQKVQELQEKYLHQDMIIGIHLPFFSTWVDFYKGDMEKVLKEYGTMEVVEQIYGGTDKSAMIKVYQEQLEFAHRIGAKYVVFHVCDVSIEESFTGKFLHSDEEVIDVSCKLINELLNGKDYHFDFLMENLWWPGLRLTNPAITKRLMDGVNYKKKGIMLDTGHLMHTNEGLKTLKEALEYIKTVVNELGPLKEYIKGMHLHQSLTGERAKSMRDSKIELKQDYWERMCQVYEYIFQLDEHKPFICEGIREFIEEMNPQYLTYELITRNREEHEAYLKQIRSIHDL; translated from the coding sequence ATGTATCGAACGATTAATTTGGTGAATTACGATTCAGAACTTGAGCGTTTTGCAGATAAAGAAGATTTAATCCAATTTTATTCTAAGTATGGGATAGATGGGATTGAATTACAAAAAGTACAGGAATTACAGGAAAAATATCTACATCAGGATATGATTATCGGAATACATCTTCCCTTTTTCAGTACATGGGTGGATTTTTACAAAGGTGACATGGAAAAGGTATTAAAAGAATATGGAACCATGGAAGTAGTAGAGCAAATCTATGGTGGTACAGATAAATCTGCAATGATAAAAGTATACCAAGAACAATTGGAGTTTGCACATCGTATTGGAGCTAAATATGTAGTATTTCATGTTTGTGATGTATCGATTGAGGAATCATTTACTGGTAAGTTCTTGCATTCAGACGAAGAAGTTATTGATGTCTCCTGTAAGCTTATAAATGAATTGCTTAATGGAAAGGACTATCATTTTGATTTCTTAATGGAAAATCTATGGTGGCCAGGACTTCGTTTAACAAATCCAGCCATAACAAAAAGATTAATGGACGGAGTTAATTATAAGAAAAAAGGAATTATGCTCGATACAGGTCACCTTATGCATACGAATGAAGGATTAAAGACATTAAAAGAAGCTCTAGAATATATAAAAACAGTTGTTAATGAACTGGGCCCGTTAAAAGAATATATTAAGGGAATGCATCTACATCAATCTTTGACTGGAGAAAGAGCGAAAAGTATGAGAGATAGTAAAATCGAACTCAAACAAGACTATTGGGAACGTATGTGCCAGGTTTACGAATATATCTTTCAACTGGATGAACATAAACCTTTTATCTGTGAAGGAATAAGAGAGTTTATAGAAGAGATGAATCCACAATATCTCACGTATGAATTGATTACTCGTAATAGAGAGGAACACGAAGCATATTTAAAGCAAATAAGATCGATTCATGATTTATAA